The sequence CCCCACTCTCATTCCTTAATATCGGCTGACCAATCTCCTAAGGatatccttgaggtaaatACTCCTACTACTTTTGTGCATCTAGTTGATGATTATATTGGATATAAATTACATTTCATGGAAAACTATGGAAAACCACCAAACTATCTTTCTCCttatattggcaagacattaAAGtacccaattgcaaatcatgttcAACTCAGAGATTTCCTGAACCAGTCGAGAATTTCATGCATCAGTTGTGTGCTAtacatattccaaccaaggtaactgaagcattgaaagatctgAAGTGGGTTCAAACAATGAAAGAAGAGATGGAGgccttggaaaaaaaaaaatcaaacatggAAACTGGAGTCATTGCCACAAGGAAAACGGACAGTCGGATGCATATGGGTATTCATCATCAAACACAAGGCTAATGGATCCATTGAATGTTACAAAGAAAGACTTGTagcaaaagggtacacacaaaCCTAAAACATAGATTATGAAGAAAAACATTTGCTCAAGTGGCAAAACTTACCAATGTCAGAATTCTGTTGTCTTTTCTAGCCAACCTGAATTAGCCATTTCACCAGTTTAATGtgaagaatattttattattttattatttattattattttattattttatttttggcatGGAAAACTTACACAATaagtgtacatggacattcgaCCTAGATATGATGCATCTACTCAGACTAGTGTGGTGTGCAAACTGAAAAATGGGTTAAAGCAATCACctcgtgcatggtttggacggttcactATGGCAATGAAGAATAACAGTTTCAAGTAAAGCAACTCAAATCATACTATATTCTTGAAGCACCAGGACGGGAATGTAACTGTCATAATAATTTAgattgatgatatgattatcaTTTGGAATGATAAACAAGAAATTTTTAAGTTTCAAGAATATTTGGCAATGAAGTTTGAGATGAGAACCTcagtggactcaagtattttcTGGGTATTAAGGTGGCTCAATCAAAGCAAGACatatttctttctcaaatGAATTATGTATCGGTGTTGGCAAAAataggaatgctagattgcaaATTGGTGGATACTCCAATTGTTCATAATCATCATCTTAGAGAATACCCTGATCAAGTACCCACTAACAAAAAGAGATATCAAAGGTTAGTGGGGAAATTGATGTActtgtcacatactcgaccagacatcGCTTGTGCTGTGAGCCTTGTCAGTCAGTTCATGGATTCCCCAAGTGAAGACCAAATAGATGCTGTCCTTTGAATCCTTTGATATTTAAAGTTGACACTAGGGAAGGAACTTATGTTCCCAAGAAACAATCACCTAAATATTGATTATTATACAAATGCAGATTGGACAGGAAGTGTTACTGACATAAGATCTAATCAGGTTACTTCACATTTATAGGGGTAATTTGGTTAtttggagaagcaagaaataTAAGGTGGTTGCcttatccagtgcagaagtTGAGTTCAGAGGTATGACCAAAGGAATTTGTGAAACCCTTTAGTTAAAGAAATTGCTTACTGAGCTTGGATATGAACCCACACATGTGATGAATCTAtattgtgacaacaaggctgcaaTATCTATTGCACATAATCCGGTTCAACATGATCTCACTGAACATGTTGAAGTAGATCAACATTTTATCAAGCAGAAGCTGGAGGCCAAAGAAAttcagttttcttttgttaagtCAGAAGATCAATTGGTAGACATATCAACGAAGGCAAACTCTGGTAAAGCATTCGGCAACTCACGAGATAAGTTGGACATTGGCGTCATCTATGCACCAATTTGAGGGAAAATGTTGGCTTGACTTATAGACCCGTTGACTTTCCTTGCACTCCAAAAATTCTAGtattaattgtaattgatttccctttatttataattttctattgtaaataaaattgggaattaattacTTTACTTGGCTTTCAAAGTTTTATTATACCATAAATATAATCTTCTATAAAAAGGAGAATACACAGAATATTCCCACAACAATTACTCCCTTATAATTTTAGCAGTCACCTCTTCTCTACTTGATTCAACAACTAATTGCCTCTTCTTCTATGTCTTCGACACGTCAAATTGATCAAAATTGAACCAAACTAAGTCTATCAAATTCGGCCCAATCTTGGTTCAATTACACCAACATTTTTCTGAACACCCATTTTATCTAAATTGAGAGGTGGGCGACAATTCGATTAATGATTAAATATGTAGCACGAACCAAATTAGCTCGGGCCCATCCTAATAAAACGACATTTATACTATATCCCAGGACCCCTTATATGCCtataacattttaaaaaatgctcaagtaaaaatttgtttagaaatgtacaagaagaaggaaaaaacaagAGAACAAAAAGGCTTCAGTTACCGACAAAATGAAGGACAAATTCATAAGTGGGGCACTCTTTCATTGtctaagagagagaaagagagaacaaATGAAGAACTTGCACTTGAACTTGCACatattgataaataaataaagcactTTGTTCACTAGTCTCTTGTCACAcgctaatatatattttaacaattttttttaaattttaaattttttttagcaaaAGTCACTATGTGAAAAAAGATAACTGAAGAAAAATTTGTCAATAGTCCAAGTAAACAagtaataaatcaataaatacTGAGGAAATTAATGGATGAGATCGAAGACTTGTGACTTAGATTTGATATGGTGATTTGCCTTTCGACCAACTATTGACTTAGACTTAATATGGTGATTTGTCTTCCTATTAAATTTTTGGTTTAACTTGTATTCTAAAATACATTCAAAATGGTActcaaaaagtgaaaaatgaaTGATGAAGGGAAGCCATGTACTGATTTTATGGAGGAATTTACACAAGTTTCTTAAAATACACAGAAGCCCAATGAACTTCAACGAAACAGTATTGCTCTCACATACAGTACAGATCACATTTCTGACATGCATAACAACAGTTATTAcccttcaaattcaaaccaacTCCAAttgcaacaaaaacaattttgtcAAGAGAAGTTTAATGCTGCAGCAGCAACCACAGCAACTCCAATGGAGACAATGGCATTAATCTTGGGGATCAGACAAGGAACAGCACCAGACTTCACTTCAGCAACATCAGGAGTAGTGTCATCAGAATCCGATGATGAAGACTCCTTCTTAGGCTTCTCTTGTGCAGGTGCCGGAGCGGGTGACGGTTGGTGATGCTTGGGAGCAAAAACACCATAAGGCTGGAGCACACTGTTAACTTTGTAAATAGCAATTTGATTATCAGAGTAGACAGTGCCTGAAATGGAGGTGTTCACAAGGCCAGTGGAAATGTTGACTGAACTGCCTGTTGTGGTAATGTTTAGTGGATACTCAAATCCAGTTCCAGCTTGGGTTCTCACTGGATTGCTGAGAGTTTGAAAGTTTTGGATTGTGAGAAAATCTGGGATCAGATGGAATTGTAAGAGCTGCACTTTTTGTTCATCGCCCAAAGAGTTGAGTGAGCCTGTGCTGAGCCTTGAGAAGGCACTGTCAGTTGGGGCTAAAACGGTGAGTTGGCTATTTGAGTTGTTGAGTTGGCTGTAGAGCTGTCTGTCAATTTGGGTGCTTTTTAAAAGGCGGATGAAGACATTGAAGCCACCTGctttttcaaggattttggtGATGTTGGTTGGGCCTGGAGGTGCAGGGGCATCAGCTGGTGGTGCTGGAACTGCTGGCCCTGTAATTGATGGGGAAGCTGGGGCAATTGGGGCAGCTGGGGCAATTGGGGCAGCTGGGGCAACTGGGGCTGCAGGAGCAGCAGGAGCAGCAGCAGGGGCTGCAGCAGGAGCTTGGGCTAAGATTTTGGTGCAATGGGAGAGGAAGATAAGTAGAAGTGTAAGTGAGAAAAGAGGCTGATGCTGAAGCTTTACCATCTTGTTTTTGAGTGTGGTGGGGTTTTGGCTGCTTAATTTGCTTGAAAACAAATAATGCCAAAGCAAGAGTGGTGCTTGCATGCACAAGgtgtttgatattttgtgCAAGTGTTTGATATGAGTTTTGGGGGGAATGGAGAGGGTTTTTATAAGTGGTGGGAGATGAGGGATTTAGGTGAGGAGGGTGATAATTATTTGATCAGTTATACCACCTTCAGTGTTAGCATGTCTGTCTTTGTTGGGAAGGTGAGAGAGAGGAAATGTAGAGTGAGATTGTGGTGTTAGAGCTACTAGTTTGCTTTCATCTAATCATTTGCCAACGGAGAGGGAATGAATGTAGTGAGATTGTGGTGTCATAGCTACTAGCTAGCTTGCTTTATGTAATCATTTGGGGTTAAGATTTCCTTCCAAATTGTTGGCGGTTAAGCTCTAAAACAGAGGGTGcacaccccaaaaaaaaaaaaaaaaaaagagattaaATTGAACCGATCAAGTCtgtttagtttgattttttaattttaaaaaaaaaattatgcgTCCTCGACGGTTGTCACCTTTGCTCTAGTAGATTCAACAACTCAGTGCCTCTTCTTCTACATCGTCGCCACctcaaattaatcaaaatcaaactaaacCAAGTCTATCAAATTCAGTCCAGTTTGGTTTAATTACACTAACGTTTTTTTTCTGCAAAACCCATTTAATCCAAATTGAGGGCTAGGCgacaattcaattgttgatTAAAGATGTGATCTGAATTGAACTAAGTCGTGTCCGTCTTACTAAAATGACATTTATGCTAGATCCCAAGACCCCTCGTAGACCTatcacaattttaaaaatgctCAAGTAAAATATTCTCTAcaaattagaaggaaaaaaaaaaatttccttcaATTACCGACAAAATTAATGACAAATTCATAAGTGGCACTCTTTCATTGTCTAAGGTTGGAAGGACAGGAAAAACTTAGGGGATAGCCCGGACACCCAGGGGTCGTTTGGTATGGCggactgtcatggactggactaaattctgggactgtcttggattagctcggattggcctaagctggattaagtactgacctgCGTTTGGTGTTGCATCGGACTAAAAAGCTGGATTATAAAAttagtgaagacctatgtttggtactgtgtcggactaaaaaaaaattattactcAGACAGACACCAAAAATTTTATTAAGTGTTGTTGTGatgtataaatataaatatgaattaccaaagaaaattataagaaaaaaaagtccCTCTTTTTAAAACCCAAGGTTTaacttgggtttttttaaataaataaaaaaaaaaaaaaaaaaaggcttttagCTTAGGTAGTcccaaaagagagaaaaaaaaaatctagaatTATCTTTAATAATAAGTGAAaatgatagagaaaaaaaagttgaattttatTGGTTAATTGATAAACTAACAAGTATGCATCtaataatagtttttttttcttttttttatacatacaattttttttttccaaataaatACAGATTGTAGTAGGATAtgagaataaaataaacaatgaAGTGtcatttcttttcaatttttattttttcattaatattttaatgtttattataaaaggaaaCCTAAAATTATCTGAAACTAATGTTTAATTAAAACaagattataaataaaaaaaatgttagcACACTTTTCCTTCCACCTTCTTCTTGACTTTTCTTCTCCCAACTCAGACTCCCTACCACCCACATGCGTCCCTTATTTTTTCACTCTTTCATCTCTCTTCATACATCCTTTCCTCCCATGAGTGTTAGTGATGCTTGGTTTTATATAACCCATGTGAAAACAGCAACAAAATCACACTGAAACACATAATTCAAACCACCACAATAACTCTCGATTTGTTCAATTGGGTTAGTGGTGGTTGTTACGGTTTGATGGATTGGGTGGTGACGGTGGAGGGAGGCTATGGTGGAGGTCGCGTTGAGCAGTTTGATTCAAGCTAAGGATCTGACTGTGGTGAAGGCTGTCCTTGGAGTCGGAGTGGGTTATCTCCAGAGAAGGCCAGAAGTTATGGAGGCTGGTATAGGAGTTTTGGGTCATCTCCAGAGAAGGCCAGAAAACTTGCCTTAGTAGGAAACAAGAGGGAGAGGAGAGGCGATGCTGAAGGAAacgagagagaaaaaggactCAGGACTCGCTTGTTCTATGTAGAGTGGGTGTTATTTTGCGAACCCCTTTTCAGCCTCGCAATATTAGAATAGCGAGTGAggtgttttttttactattgTCCTATACAATCTCATTTAACCTAGTCTCGCTAGTCCCTTGTCACGCGCTCACCGCATTCGATttaatttgattgtttttaatttttaaattttgcaGCGAAAGATATCTAAGAGGTattaaatttttggttttaaggGAAACTCCAGATAtgatttattttgattttatttcaaCATAAAAACCGTAAAGTTTCCTTATTTTGATTAAGGTGTTGTTAAAGAAatcttaaaattaactgagtataTAAGTACatcttaataaataaattaaaatgtaaaattaactaagtacaacatatttaactaccaaaaatatctATGATACACCCTAACTCTATCACACCAACACCCTAatactaagtacaccctattttACATGAATTGGTCATCTTCATCAAATTTCTTCCTATCAACTCCTTAACCAAATTCATGAGTATTTAGGAAGGCTGGATCATTATTTGGTAGATTTGTTTTTGTAAGCTGCCATTTGAGCTTTCTTCGTGGTTCTATTATCCTCCTATGGAATATTCATAGACATGGTTGCTCTAAGTAATGAGCTGACATGATACattgcataaaataaaataaaaattttaaaaaaagataagttTTTAACTAAACTACCACCGGTTGTTTAACTTACCAAGATCGCACACGACTGTTCAGCTTTTTCAGTGTctttttcccaactctttttTAACTCAAATTGCTGTTTTTGGGATTGCTGGGGCTGAttaactttttaaaaacttcGAATTTGTATCTCAAATATGTTTCGAATCAAGCTCTGAAAATAGACTTGAATATGATGAGTAgagtgtacttattaaaattatatttatttcataattcaatatatcttttttagtcattttataataaaataatttaataatttaataaataatttaataatagaGTGTACTCagtgaattttaaatttctttaacAGCACCTTTGATTATAATTTCTCAAACTCTCAGTCTCTCTATCCCTTATACAAATATGAGATGTTAAGATGGGGATGTAACTAGAGTTCTCGTAAGGAATAAAAGATTACACTTTGATtagataaaataataataatttttttatagatggttttctttgttttgggtaATTTGAGATGGTGATGCTTTaatgcaatttttttggtcaaaattcTTTAATGCAATTATCAAGTCTCTATTTTGATTAATCCTAGCCTCTTTCTCCCTATGTGAGTCccaaataaaaactttatagagggggaggaagaagaagcgtCATTGGTCCCTCCTCGTATTCCTCTCTtcttgcttttttattttaggttAGTGAATAAGTCTACTGGGGCATTTTGAATAAGAAAGCCCTTGTGTGGTGATTTTTGTTGAGCCATGCTCATATTAAAGTTCCTTCTCCTCATGAAATCATTCACCCAAAATTCGCTCTCTAACACTGCTCATGTTCTCTAAATTCAATTCTACATCGTATTTGATGGAGTTTGCTGTAAATCACCAAATTGTTCTTTGGCAtgattgttgttttgttttatgtgtTCACTCTTATGCGCAGGTATATCGTTGGAAACCATCTTTTCCCCAGATCTGTTATGGATTTTGTTCTTGCTTCAAGATTTTATGAGGTGATGGGTGTGGTCGTGACGACACTTCTTCAGGAGGTGGTGGCTGGGTTTATTAGGCTTCCAAGTTGCTTTACGGTTTCAGCTATGTTGGGTTTGTGGGatttgtttagaaattatgcttAATTATGGTAATGTGTGCTAATAGTTTTAGTGCGGATTTTGTCCgctttagttttgtttttagcaTGTTAGTTTGTTTCCCTCTTGAGATTGGTGCTTTAGATGTCATGTTGATATTTTTTACTGTATTGTTGAAGTTTATGTAATGAAGTTTCTCTTTGGCCAATGGGAGTCTAGCCTAGTGGAAAATGGTATTGACTTGTAGACAAGAGGTCTCAGGTTCAAACCTCTATGCAGTAGTGAACCTATTAAGGCGCAAGAGGGTGCAGTTGTACCTCTCCTTGCTGGAAATATAATGACCCGgtccaaaataaatttttaattattaagttATTCATATAAAAGCCCATTTTGCccatgaaatattttattaggtttaaaATTGACTTTTGGCCAGGAAGGAATGTGGGAATTTCGAATGtaccattgcgtagagcacgcgagatgagtccatagacacgtagtgggcttgaatcggagctgtaacgtaCGAGCAAAACATCaccagtggcacaatcgtaattattgCGGAAACGGtttgataaaaatctgatttctctctcgctctctttGAAACTCCGACTGCTGGCCACGGCAATGGacgggaccggtgccaaaaggaCCGGCCCAGCCCCGGCGTCAAGACCTGGCCCTTCCCCGACATCGGCCGCCATTCCAGCTGCTAAAAAAAGCTGAGAAAAGGCCGATTTTTCACTCGATTTTCGTCGGCTTCGTTCGCTGTCGTCCGGCCACCAATTTCAGCAAGTGAGGTATGctttctcacctatttttcatgatttagttgatggttggataggtttttatcaattttgagCCTAGGTAGTTCGATTTTGGAATTGGATTTTCGCAAATTTTGGGATTGCTATTCCGGCCACTTTCGGTCACTCTTTGGggtaggcccaagaacaaaagcgACTCCAAATAGAGTGTTACACTTAGAGTAGGAGTCTTGAGCaatgattttgagtttttcacGCATATGAGACACTTCCCATActtggcgttggaatttccggcgtatgggaagattatgtgattattaggTCTTGCActtggcgttggaatttctgGCATGTAAGACACTTCCCAtgcgtggcgttggaatttccggaGTGTGAAACActtcccatacgtggcgttggaatttccggcgtatgggaaaattatgtgattattaggtctcacacgtggcattggaatttccggcgtgtgagacaccTCCCATACGTGGCCTTGGAATTTTCGGCGTATGGGAAGATTATGAGACActtcccatacgtggcgttggaatttcctaGGTATGAGAAGAATATGTGATTATTAGGTCtgattatgtgattattaggTCTCACATGTGGCGTTAGAATTTCTGGCGTATgagagattatgtgattattaggtctcacacgtggcgtttGAATTTCCGGCGTATGAGACACTTCCCATACATGGTGTTGGAATTTCCAACGTATGGGAAGATGATGTGATTATTAGgtctcacacgtggcgttggaattttcggcgtatgggaagattatgtgattattaggTCTCACATGTGGGCGTTGGAATATTCCGGCATGTGAGACCCTGTGATTTGTTATGAATTATCACACGTGGCATTGGAGAATTCCGACGTGTGGTAAAAGAACAGGAGAGGAAAAAGGGATTATTTTACTATATTGGGGAAAGATTGATgcttaaaataataatgtcTGGTGTGTTGTGATTTAAG comes from Prunus dulcis chromosome 6, ALMONDv2, whole genome shotgun sequence and encodes:
- the LOC117632006 gene encoding fasciclin-like arabinogalactan protein 12 produces the protein MQAPLLLWHYLFSSKLSSQNPTTLKNKMVKLQHQPLFSLTLLLIFLSHCTKILAQAPAAAPAAAPAAPAAPVAPAAPIAPAAPIAPASPSITGPAVPAPPADAPAPPGPTNITKILEKAGGFNVFIRLLKSTQIDRQLYSQLNNSNSQLTVLAPTDSAFSRLSTGSLNSLGDEQKVQLLQFHLIPDFLTIQNFQTLSNPVRTQAGTGFEYPLNITTTGSSVNISTGLVNTSISGTVYSDNQIAIYKVNSVLQPYGVFAPKHHQPSPAPAPAQEKPKKESSSSDSDDTTPDVAEVKSGAVPCLIPKINAIVSIGVAVVAAAALNFS